TTCGGGAAATGAACATGAGTGCAAGTACGAGGAGGAAACATTATGAAAAAACGATTATTTGCGGCTTTTGTCAGTCTGTGCATAATCATGTCCATGTTGCCAACGATGGTGTTCGCCGAAGGCGTACAGGATAGCGGCATTGTCACAAGCGAAAGCGGTCTGTGTGAACACCACACCCAGCATGACGAAAGCTGCGGTTATACCGAGGGGACGGCGGAAATTCCCTGTTCCCATGAACACAACGAGAATTGTGGCGGGCTGACCGACCCGGAAGCCTGCAATCACACCCACGACAAAGCCTGCGACTTTGTTCCCGCCACAGAGGGAACGCCCTGCACCTTTGTTTGTGAAGTCTGCAACGCACAGGACAGCGGGAACCCGGCAACTCCGTCCGACGCACAGCCGGAAGAATGTACCTGTGAAACCCTCTGCACCGGGGAAGAAATCAATGGGGATTGCCCTGTCTGCTCTGCGGAGGGTGCCGAGCTGGATAAGGTTTGCGTCGGTGCAGCTCCTATGCTGCCCGTCACGGTGCTGGCGGCAGGAGAGCACGACAGTCACAGCAACAACTGGATGGAGTTTACGGCTGGCACCACCACCCTATCCGGCGGCAGCTACTACCTGTCCGGCGATGTAGAGTACTCCGGCACCGAGTCCATCACCGTCAGCGGCGAGGTGATCCTCTGCCTCAACGACCATAAGCTGGATCTGAAGGGGCGGCGCATTTCCGTGGGCAGCGGCGCAAGTTTTACCCTGTGCGACTGCTCCACCGGCGGCGTCCTCACCGGCGGTTCTGATTCTGCCAGAAATGGCGGCGGGGTGTATGTGGCCGGCGGCGGCACCTTTACAATGACCGGCGGCAGCATTGCCGGCAATACCGCCGCTGCCGGCGGCGGGGTGTATGTGGACGAAGGCGGCACCTTCACTATGGCGGGCGGCAGCATCAACAACAACAAGGCCACCTCAGGTGGAGGTGGAGGGGTGATGGTTAACTTAGGCACCTTTACCCTGTCCGGCGGCTCCATTACCGGCAATGCCACTAACGACGAAACTTACGGTTCCGGCGGCGGGGTGTGTCTATACGGCACCTTTTATCTGTCCGGTGATTCCATTATTCAAAACAATACGAAGGCTGGTAGCACTGATAACCTGTATTTAGGATGGCAAACAATCAACATCACCGGACCGCTGGGCGAAAACGCGCACATTGGCGTAACCGCAGAAAATGTCCCCCGCAGTTTCATCAGCGGGTGGAGCAACAATATGGTGGGCGAAAACCCGGCGGACTACTTCTCCTCCGACGGTGACGCCTGTGGCATTGGTCTGAACGCCAACGGGGATGTGGTGCTGGGCAGCCTGTGCACCACCATAACCCTGAACCCGAACGGCGGTGCCCTCCCGGAATATTCTCTCGTGGCGGGGGCAGCCCTGCCCATTCCCACCAAAACCGGCTATACCTTCGCCGGATGGTATGAGAACCAAGAGTTCAGCGGTGACCCGGTGACGGACGTTCCCACTGACAGTACCAAGAATCTGAACTTCTATGCCAAGTGGACGGCCAACACCTACACCGTAATCTTTGATGCCAACGGCGGCAGCGTAAACCCAACCAGCGCCGTGACTGTGGCTGGAAAACTGACAAGCCTGCCTACTCCGACCTACGATGGCTATGACTTCATCGGCTGGTACACGCAGAAAGACGGCGGAGAAAAAGTTACTACCGACACGGTCTTTGCCATGGACAGTACCATTTATGCCCATTGGTCGAACATTCCTGTTACCAGTTTGGAGCTGAACAAGGGCACCCTGACTATACAGGAAAAAGACAGCGATACCCTGACCGTTACCGTAAAGCCTGCGGATGCCACCAATCAAGATGTAACTTGGGAAAGCAGCAACACCAGCATTGCCACGGTAAGTGAAGATGGAACAGTGACTGCCATAAGCGCAGGCAACGCCACGATTACCGCCACAGCTGCGGACGGCAGTGGAATTAGCGCCTCTTGCACATTGACAGTGACGCATGGCAAGATGGTACAGACGCCAAAGAAAGATGCCACCTGCACAGTGGATGGAACCG
Above is a window of Maliibacterium massiliense DNA encoding:
- a CDS encoding InlB B-repeat-containing protein codes for the protein MKKRLFAAFVSLCIIMSMLPTMVFAEGVQDSGIVTSESGLCEHHTQHDESCGYTEGTAEIPCSHEHNENCGGLTDPEACNHTHDKACDFVPATEGTPCTFVCEVCNAQDSGNPATPSDAQPEECTCETLCTGEEINGDCPVCSAEGAELDKVCVGAAPMLPVTVLAAGEHDSHSNNWMEFTAGTTTLSGGSYYLSGDVEYSGTESITVSGEVILCLNDHKLDLKGRRISVGSGASFTLCDCSTGGVLTGGSDSARNGGGVYVAGGGTFTMTGGSIAGNTAAAGGGVYVDEGGTFTMAGGSINNNKATSGGGGGVMVNLGTFTLSGGSITGNATNDETYGSGGGVCLYGTFYLSGDSIIQNNTKAGSTDNLYLGWQTINITGPLGENAHIGVTAENVPRSFISGWSNNMVGENPADYFSSDGDACGIGLNANGDVVLGSLCTTITLNPNGGALPEYSLVAGAALPIPTKTGYTFAGWYENQEFSGDPVTDVPTDSTKNLNFYAKWTANTYTVIFDANGGSVNPTSAVTVAGKLTSLPTPTYDGYDFIGWYTQKDGGEKVTTDTVFAMDSTIYAHWSNIPVTSLELNKGTLTIQEKDSDTLTVTVKPADATNQDVTWESSNTSIATVSEDGTVTAISAGNATITATAADGSGISASCTLTVTHGKMVQTPKKDATCTVDGTEEYWMCEICGKHFEDESGTIPTTPEENKIQATGHSYGEPVWNWSEDGKTCTVTFTCEKDETHKETPKVIVTSAEKTPGTCTETGVTTYTATVEFNGQTYTDTKDLTDIPATGHSYDNGKCTVCGAIASDFKVIITAGANGSWQKGTKDGLTFTSNAAYKHFQKVQVDGKDLDASNYTVKEGSTIVNLKTEYLETLSVGKHTLAIVSETGTATTEFTVKAAAVTDDTQSPQTGDDSNIALWIAVLLAAGTALTGTAVYSRKRKYSK